The following proteins are co-located in the Vigna unguiculata cultivar IT97K-499-35 chromosome 9, ASM411807v1, whole genome shotgun sequence genome:
- the LOC114162658 gene encoding probable WRKY transcription factor 51 — MEHYFGNPNFRHSAMLNMAPSPSSDFIISDYLILEDVVDYHHEECWSQSTETESSEKANSSDASHGFGDATSTTNKNIKCKNKGIQQKKAEVTQSITFRTRSQLEIMDDGYKWRKYGKKTVKNNSNPRNYYKCSGEGCSVKKRVERDRNDSNYVLTTYVGVHNHHTPSSYYTQMPLLHSDDWNLHPSATQNS; from the exons ATGGAACACTATTTTGGAAACCCTAATTTCCGTCACTCTGCCATGCTCAACATGGCACCATCTCCCTCCTCCGACTTCATCATATCTGATTATCTCATCTTGGAAGATGTTGTTGATTATCATCATGAAGAGTGTTGGTCGCAAAGCACTGAAACTGAATCATCGGAGAAAGCAAACTCCAGTGATGCCAGTCATGGATTTGGTGATGCAACCTCCACCACCAACAAAAACAT AAAGTGCAAAAATAAAGGGATTCAGCAAAAGAAGGCAGAAGTGACTCAAAGCATCACGTTTAGAACAAGATCGCAGCTCGAGATCATGGATGATGGATATAAATGGAGGAAATATGGAAAGAAGACAGTGAAGAACAATTCCAACCCCAG GAACTATTACAAGTGTTCAGGTGAAGGATGCAGTGTGAAGAAAAGGGTGGAAAGGGACCGAAATGACTCCAACTATGTTCTAACAACGTATGTTGGTGTCCACAATCACCACACTCCGTCTTCCTATTATACCCAAATGCCTTTGCTGCATTCTGATGATTGGAACCTTCACCCTTCTGCAACTCAAAACTCATAG
- the LOC114196054 gene encoding programmed cell death protein 2-like, whose translation MAATLLGMPGPWAEDYREPSDPYTTKIGGLPDWPLPINADLLRCASCAGQLCLVAQVYAPLSQHRNLFVLGCVSPECGTAWRVLRVQNTADVDSSQRKQPASDGEVPCANVSDEEDVGDMDFEQLGKALFEAGTAASNTKRKKPRKKRQNKAPSSSPHPKPTAFVQNDVPVVPCFYIYAQEESSSVDISPICSSYSSLSLKETGSDAEDPSQPEEAWEKEHYEYDKALTADRTYLKFKKRLDAYPEQCFRYSYGGRPILAAVNEINPGNCRLCGKPRQFEMQLMPPLLYFLQEALGERRHLVEKWDWMTLIVYTCSESCSVEIEQAKSNMGWIVAEEAVVAQCEESMPVQPGFFS comes from the exons ATGGCAGCAACTTTGCTAGGGATGCCAGGTCCATGGGCGGAGGATTATCGCGAACCATCTGATCCCTATACAACTAAAATTGGAGGACTCCCT GACTGGCCCCTCCCCATAAACGCCGATTTGCTGCGGTGCGCCTCGTGCGCCGGCCAACTCTGCCTGGTGGCGCAGGTTTACGCTCCCCTTTCTCAACACCGGAACCTCTTCGTTCTCGGTTGCGTTTCGCCCGAATGCGGAACCGCTTGGCGCGTTCTTCGAGTTCAGAACACTGCTGACGTGGACTCCTCTCAACGAAAACAACCTGCGTCCGATGGTGAAGTTCCATGTGCCAACGTGTCGGATGAGGAAGACGTAGGTGACATGGATTTTGAACAACTGGGTAAGGCTCTCTTTGAGGCCGGGACTGCGGCTTCCAATACGAAGCGCAAGAAGCCGCGGAAAAAACGACAGAACAAGGCCCCTTCATCTTCTCCACATCCAAAACCGACAGCTTTTGTTCAAAATGACGTGCCTG TGGTGCCCTGTTTTTATATATACGCACAGGAAGAGTCTTCCTCTGTGGATATTAGTCCTATATGTTCTAGCTACTCGTCACTTTCTCTTAAGGAGACTGGAAGTGATGCTGAGGATCCTTCACAACCGGAAGAAGCGTGGGAAAAGGAGCATTATGAGTATGATAAAGCTTTGACTGCTGATAGAACTTACCTCAAGTTCAAGAAACGATTGGATGCATATCCTGAACAATGTTTTAG ATATTCATATGGTGGGAGGCCAATTTTAGCTGCAGTCAATGAAATAAACCCTGGGAATTGCAGATTGTGTGGCAAACCAAGGCAATTTGAGATGCAGCTGATGCCTCCATTACTATACTTTCTCCAGGAAGCTCTTGGTGAACGAAGACATTTGGTGGAAAAGTGGGATTGGATGACCCTTATTGTATATACTTGTTCAGAG AGTTGCTCTGTAGAGATTGAACAAGCAAAGTCCAATATGGGATGGATTGTAGCAGAGGAGGCAGTTGTAGCTCAATGTGAAGAATCCATGCCCGTTCAGCCTGGCTTTTTCTCATGA